Proteins found in one Crassostrea angulata isolate pt1a10 chromosome 3, ASM2561291v2, whole genome shotgun sequence genomic segment:
- the LOC128176126 gene encoding uncharacterized protein LOC128176126, with translation MPKRINMKQNTCTKYTEPLFIDTTLEYKIDRSRFPGIDNGEPMLLVHSSTNCLCTQTHTNVIAPAADHELFTMIDTLADVVTDTEQIQPENELNTCCFGLSPVSPLTLSRQEDLCCDFVSDYPKDRDYQSLDSPLNTLDVLFDFDSSSSSDSNPSALLDDQLFPSLYNPHDPAYLLDDSSTICDIDLCIIGMKTRKRRHSTVYEDSPKRRRTECCWVADLFEEDADLRWSS, from the coding sequence ATGCCCAAAAGAATCAACATGAAgcagaatacatgtactaagtacACCGAACCTCTCTTCATTGATACAACTTTAGAGTATAAGATTGACCGAAGCCGATTCCCAGGCATCGACAACGGCGAGCCTATGTTGTTGGTTCATTCCTCTACCAACTGTCTATGCACCCAGACTCACACAAACGTCATCGCCCCAGCTGCTGATCACGAACTATTCACCATGATTGACACTCTAGCAGATGTAGTTACAGACACGGAACAGATCCAACCAGAAAACGAACTGAACACGTGCTGCTTTGGATTATCGCCCGTCTCTCCTTTAACACTGAGTCGCCAAGAAGATTTATGCTGTGACTTCGTTAGCGATTACCCAAAAGACCGAGATTATCAGAGTCTGGATTCCCCTCTCAACACCCTTGATGTTCTCTTTGACTTTGACTCGTCATCTTCATCGGACTCCAACCCCAGTGCTCTTCTTGATGACCAGTTATTTCCCAGTTTGTACAACCCGCACGATCCCGCCTATCTATTGGACGACTCCTCAACAATCTGTGACATTGACTTGTGTATCATTGGAATGAAAACCAGAAAACGGCGACACTCCACGGTTTACGAAGATTCGCCAAAACGACGGAGGACTGAGTGTTGCTGGGTGGCGGATCTGTTCGAGGAAGATGCGGATCTCCGATGGAGCAGCTGA